One region of Triticum aestivum cultivar Chinese Spring chromosome 6B, IWGSC CS RefSeq v2.1, whole genome shotgun sequence genomic DNA includes:
- the LOC123133873 gene encoding uncharacterized protein: protein MSSSTVRKRPPAITAATASSGDISPWTTLHGDLVRLVGWRVLAGDLLDYVRFRAVCPYWRSSTVCPRGHGIVDSRFHTRRWMMLPEGHGLHPREDGKKRFFNLSTGVFVRPRLPVLRDHFVLCPADGMLLVLRPRTYTQGDHPCLLHPFTGDVVELPADITLPENLERRLLPINVFAAVSTSPDGVLGVMVTFQNTPFILFASTNDKRWSLCAFPGFRPHPHASPLSFKGQLYMLQEQISSSEVNILRFDPPWQDHSTTLGLASSSLLSPKLVATCPADKFHLPELVECDSEILVVGNKETTHILIYRLADLAQGKFVPVKSIGGNALLIDSKRNPSFSLSAVPTTTGDTIVLADRTPDKYIFQYHLSSDTWSSRVGGCAEHGCSMECCTCSLIDHMCNTCRCVSKWDTRGGIISPARWNNNQFIANHNAGHI from the exons ATGTCTTCCTCCACGGTACGCAAGCGCCCACCTGCCATTACCGCCGCCACCGCCAGCTCCGGGGACATCTCGCCATGGACGACCCTGCACGGGGATCTGGTCCGCCTCGTCGGATGGCGGGTGCTCGCCGGGGACCTACTCGACTACGTCCGCTTCCGTGCCGTCTGCCCGTACTGGCGGTCCAGCACCGTCTGCCCGCGCGGCCACGGAATCGTTGATTCGCGGTTTCACACGCGCCGCTGGATGATGTTGCCCGAGGGGCACGGGCTCCATCCCCGTGAAGACGGCAAGAAACGTTTCTTCAACCTGTCCACTGGAGTCTTCGTCCGCCCTCGACTTCCTGTTCTTAGAGACCACTTCGTCCTCTGCCCAGCAGATGGCATGCTCCTCGTCCTGCGGCCGCGGACATACACCCAGGGCGACCATCCATGCCTCCTCCATCCCTTCACGGGCGACGTTGTGGAGCTCCCGGCAGACATAACTCTCCCAGAAAACTTGGAAAGACGCTTGTTACCAATCAACGTGTTCGCCGCTGTGAGTACAAGTCCAGATGGAGTCCTTGGGGTCATGGTCACGTTTCAGAATACACCATTCATACTCTTTGCTAGCACAAATGACAAGCGGTGGAGTTTATGTGCCTTTCCGGGCTTCCGCCCACACCCACATGCAAGCCCATTATCATTCAAAGGACAACTTTACATGTTGCAGGAGCAGATATCTAGCTCGGAAGTAAATATTCTCCGGTTCGACCCACCTTGGCAAGATCACTCAACGACATTGGGTTTAGCTTCGTCTTCCTTGTTGTCACCCAAGTTGGTTGCCACATGTCCCGCGGATAAGTTCCACTTGCCCGAGCTGGTAGAATGCGACTCCGAGATCCTGGTGGTTGGCAATAAAGAAACTACACATATTCTTATTTACAGATTAGCGGATCTTGCCCAAGGAAAGTTTGTCCCAGTAAAAAGCATCGGAGGAAATGCTCTTTTGATTGATAGTAAAAGGAACCCGAGTTTTAGTTTGTCGGCGGTGCCTACCACCACGGGTGATACCATTGTGCTTGCAGATCGCACCCCTGACAAATATATTTTTCAATACCACCTCAGCAGCGATACCTGGTCATCAAGAGTTGGGGGATGTGCAGAACATGGTTGTAGCATGGAGTGTTGTACTTGTAGCCTCATTGACCATATGTGCAATACCTGTCGATGTGTTTCTAAGTG GGACACACGTGGTGGAATAATCAGTCCAGCCAGGTGGAATAATAATCAGTTCATTGCGAACCATAATGCAGGTCATATCTAG